GCAACGACAAGCTCCTCGACGGCCTGGACGGCAGGCAGTGAGCACGATCCGGGCGGTCGTGCCGACGCGGTGGTCGCCACCGCGGATGTGGCGGCAGACCTCGAAGCCGTCGATGCTGGGCAGCATCAGGTCGACCACCGCGATCTCAGGAAAAGGGGCTCCGCCTCCCGGGGCTCGGACGCTGTCGGGGCGGTCTGACCAGCAGGATCCATCTGGCTGGTCATGGTCACCCGCGCCGACCTGCACGATTTCGCAGCCGCCAACGAAATCCCCTTCCGCCTCCGCCTGATGCCCCCCCCGAGATCACGATCGTGTGGGCCGACTCCGCCTACGCCGGCAAGCTCGTCGACTGGGCAAAACAGCACCTCAACCTCACGATCAAGCCGGTCAGCCGTCCTAAGGTCGCCTCCGGCTTCGTCATGCGGCCCCGCCTCTGGGTCGTCGAACGGAGCCGCGTGGATGATGCACGCCCGCCGTCACGCGAGGGACTACGAACGGCTCATCCAACACTCCGAGACGCTGATCACCTGGACGGCCATCACCCTCATGATCAGGCGCCTGGCCCGGAAGGCACCACCCCAGCTGGCCGAGGAAACGAGCGCCGGCCGGCACCTGACGGCGCTTCGCTTCTTCTACTCGGTGCCTGACCCGAAGACCGGCAGCCCAGAAGGCCGCCGGACGACAGCGAAATACCGGCTGGCCGAACCTACGAGGGGAGGTGGCCTGTGAAGGCCGTTTGGAAGTACGTGTTCTTGGTGAAGTGCTCGAGATAGCGGGGGTCACTCACTTCGAGGGTGAAGTCGGCGGACGTCCCCTCGTCTTCGTCAAGGTCGGTGGAGTTGTCCTCGCGGATCTCCCAGGAGACGATGATCTCTTCGGCGCGGCGTGCAAAGTCGCCCCACCGCGGAGCGAGGCATATGTAGTGGGTGCCGTCCGAGAAGCCCCGCCCGCCATGGGGGTCGAGCTGGCCTTGGTAAAACTCCTTCGCCTTGACGCGAGGTATGCGCACCTGGGTGGAGCCCTCCTCCAGCAGGTAGCCCTCCTCGTCAACACGCACCGTCGGGCCGAGGTACAACTCGAAAAGCTCGTTGAACTCAGCTTCCGTTGCGGCGGAGACCGGCCCGGCACCGAAGTCACCACCCTCCTTCCAGGCATCCATGATGAGCTGCAGGCCGAATACGGGCCCCTGGGAGAACCCGTAGTTGTCGGGATCGCGGTACTGAACACTGCCGGTGAGGGTGGTGCCACGGCGCGCACCGGTGAAGACATCGAAGATGTAGGTCATGCGCCCGGATCCTAGTGATCAGGACTGACAACTGCCCTGGTGCGCGGAACAGTCAGACCAGCGGCTCGATTGTCTCGGGACAGCTTGTTCGAGGCAGGCCATGTCGTCTGCTTGTGTCCCCCGGGCAGGGGAAATGCGAGTCGTGGAACCGTCTCCGAGACGGTTCCACGAACGGCAGCGTTGGGACCTCCTGCCCGCCATCGGTGCGGTGACCTGCGGTCTCAGGAGTCAGAACAGGCTTTCAGCGGCCGAACCGTGACTGCAACTGCTCAGGGAGACGTTCGCCCTGGATCCGGATGTTGGCCGCGGCCTCTTCGATCCGATGTAGGTCGCCGGTTGTCAGCTCGACGTCGAGTGCGCCCAGGTTCTCTTCCAGGCGGTGCAGCTTGGTGGTGCCGGGGATCGGCACGAACCACGGCTTCTGCGCCAGCACCCAGGCGAGAGCGATCTGGGCCGGCGTGGCTCCTCTGTCGTCGGCAATCTGCTGCAGCAGGTCGACCAGCACCTGGTTGGCTTGCCGTGCTTCAGGGCTGAAGCGCGGAAGCAGGCGGCGGAGGTCATTGTCGGCCAGCGACGTGCTGGAATCGATCTTGCCGGTCAAAAATCCTTTGCCGAGCGGGCTGTAGGGCACCAGACCGATGCCCAGTTCCTCCAAGGTCGGAATGATTTCGGTTTCGTGCTCGCGCATCCAGAGCGAGTACTCGCTTTGCAGTGCCGTTACTGGCTGCACGGCGTGGGCGCGACGAATCGTCGCGGCGCCGGCCTCGGACAGGCCGAAGTGCTTTACCTTGCCTTCGGCGATCAGCTCCTTGACCGTGCCGGCCACGTCTTCAATGGGCACGTTGGGGTCGACGCGGTGTTGGTAGAGCAGGTCGATGCTTTCGGTTTGAAGACGCTTGAGCGAGGCCTCGGCCACTTGGCGGATCTGCTCGGGTCTGCTGTCTACCCCGGACATCGGGGTCGGCCCGTGCTCGCCGTGCTTGATTCCAAACTTGGTGGCGATCACCACTTGGTCGCGGACCGGTGCCAGCGCCTGACCGACCAGGTCCTCATTGGTAAACGGGCCGTAGACTTCGGCAGTGTCGAAGAAAGTCACGCCGTGGTCAACGGCCGCCCGCAGCAGCTTCGTCATCTCGGCTGCGTCTTGCGGCTGACCGTAGAAGAAACTCATGCCCATGCAGCCGAGCCCGAGAGCCGAGACTTCGAGGTCTTGCCCTAGTTTGCGTTGTTGCATTAGAGATTCTCCTTGGATATCGATCGTCTGGCTCCCGCTTATTTCGTGTTCAGCCGGGATCCGGTATAGAAGTTAGGCAGCATTCCGGGACGCCGGCGAAACCCTAGTGATACAGGCATGCCCTCAACGCTATGGCCTTGGAGTGCACTCCAAGCAAGCGGAACAGGTAAGAGGGCGTTTTCTCCCGTTGTTTCATCCCGAATTACTTGTCATTTAACGATCGGTGTTGGCTCTCCGGTGGTTTCGTGCCGACTTTGTGATGGGCGGGGCGGCTGTATGCCTCGCCGGTCGCGAGGACGCGGCCCACGTCGTGACGGGCGGCCGGACAGCGGTACTTCGAACCAAGTGGCCTTCCTGGCCCGGGTGTTGAGGGTTTCGGTGCGCTGGCCCGTGAGCCGGTCTTCGTGCGCAGGTTTCTGAACCCCCGTCGGACACGAGCGGGGGTAAGCCTGTGCGGTTCGGTCGGTCTCTCCCAGGGCCTGCGGAGGTCGGTGGCCAGTGGCCGAGCGAGCCGGAGCTGGGCGTAGGCGGCGATCACCAGCCATGTCCACCGGTCGGCCGTCGCGATCTCGACGGGTGAGTAGGTCCCGTCCTTTCGCGCAAGCTGGAGCGGCCGGGTCGGGGTGAGCTTCGGCTGGCCCAAGAAGCGCGGACTCGTTCCGCGGTGCGGTTGGCCGGCGTGCACCGGGAACGGGTGGCAGAGGTAGACGTCCCCGGCCTTGCCCGTGGCGTACGCGAGCGGGCGATGCCTGGTGGCAGACTCCGCGCGCCGGGCCGGTTCCCTGGCCTCCAGGCCCGTCTCGCCCTCGGGCTCCAGCAGCCGTGCGGCATCCAGGTGGGAGCCGACGCGATGCGGGTGGGGGCGTCGTCCTCACCCACGTCCGAGCACAGGAAGAACATCCGCAGCGCGCAGTCCTTGGACTCCACGTTTGCCCACCAGCGCCTGTAGTCGGTGGAACCGGCGTCCAGATCCTCGCCGGGGAAGCTGGCATCGATGTGCCAGCCGTCGACAACGGCCGGTTCGCCCTGATCGTCCCGTATGGGAGCGACGACCAGGGGGAGCCCGTGCCAGAGCGTCTCGCAGACGGTGTTGTGGCCGGCGTGGCAGACCACGGCGTCGACCCTTTCCAGCAAGGGGAGTTGGGGGACTCGGCGGCGCGCGAGAACGCTGTCGCCGATCTCCGGCAAGGTGCCCGAGGGGTCGACGACGATTGCCTGCAGGCGGTCGGTCCGGGTGCGTAGGCGCGCTGAGGTCGACGGTGTTGAGTAGGCCAACCCAATGCAGGTCGACCTCTTTCCCGGGTTGCCCCGGGAAAATATGGCGCTCTGGTTTTTTTGGCGCGATCGACCTGGGGCAAGTTGCATTGATGGCCGTCTCGGCGGTTCCCTTCGACCCTGCGGCTCACCTCCGCCCGCGCGGAGAACACTCCAACCACAAAATCGTCATCGGAGCGCACACCGGCTCACCTCCGCTCAGGCGGAGGTGAGCCGTCGCGGTGCCCGGAGGGGTGTGGCCTTGATGAAAATTGAGGACCCCAAGGTCAGGGCCACTGCGCTTGAGGGCCCTGAAACGCCCTTCGCGCACTCCGGGAATGCCTGATGGGCTTCCTCAGGTCGGCATGCTCTTCACCGAGGGTGAGCCACCCGTCCGGGATCCAGCCGGCGACGTGCCCCTCGGTGAAGAGATCGAGGCCGGGAAGCTCCGGTGCGGACGCAGCTCCCGCGACCTCACCACAGGGCACCCAGAGGAAAGCAGCGCCCCCCTTTCCCCTTCACAGGGGGAAGGGGGGCCGGTCCAGGTGCGCCACAAAGGCCCTGTCTTCCCAACGCACTTGACCCCGCATCGGCCGGGTGTTCCACACAACGGAGCCTACGGCGTGTCCAAGCTCCCGCTCGCCCACGCGGTGCGCAGCGCCTTCTTGTCCACCTTGCCGACCTTGGTCGTCGGCAGCTGGTCCAGCAGGACCGTCCTTCGGGGCGTGTACAACTCGCCCAACTCGCCGGTCACAGCCGCGCCGACCGCCTCCGGGTCGACGTCAGGGCCGCCCTCGGCCGTGGCCAGGAAGATCTGTACGGCTTCCCCGTACTCCTCGTCCGGCACGCCCAGGGCCGCCGCGTTGCGCACACCGGGCAGCGTGAGCAGGAAGTCCTC
This genomic stretch from Streptomyces nigrescens harbors:
- a CDS encoding aldo/keto reductase: MQQRKLGQDLEVSALGLGCMGMSFFYGQPQDAAEMTKLLRAAVDHGVTFFDTAEVYGPFTNEDLVGQALAPVRDQVVIATKFGIKHGEHGPTPMSGVDSRPEQIRQVAEASLKRLQTESIDLLYQHRVDPNVPIEDVAGTVKELIAEGKVKHFGLSEAGAATIRRAHAVQPVTALQSEYSLWMREHETEIIPTLEELGIGLVPYSPLGKGFLTGKIDSSTSLADNDLRRLLPRFSPEARQANQVLVDLLQQIADDRGATPAQIALAWVLAQKPWFVPIPGTTKLHRLEENLGALDVELTTGDLHRIEEAAANIRIQGERLPEQLQSRFGR